In Scatophagus argus isolate fScaArg1 chromosome 3, fScaArg1.pri, whole genome shotgun sequence, the genomic stretch TTTTTGAATGAGAAATCATAACTTGTGAGAATATTTGACTACATTTACATGAAAGAAGGAAAATTTGTGATTAGTGTAGAGGCATGCAATTAAAAGTTTCTAAATGTTCTACATTAATAACAGAAGTAATGTATATGTATGATAAAACACtgggtgatttttttcttgatatgTTGTTGAGTATTTGCATACATAATGTTGAACATTAAAAATTACAGTGGTCAACAAAGATCAATTAACTGGTTCACTGATTGAATATTTGTATATAAATTGATGTACGTATATAGCACAAGTTGGGTGAACATAAATCAAATGATTTATTCAGAGAGCACGTAGCTGTCACGTATGTTAAACATCTGAAGACAAAGTGGAGATTTTTATGCAAGTTGAGTCTGATTCACAGCAAGGATGAAACAGGGCTGATTAAGTGAGTTATTGatcagaaacatgacaggaGCTGGAGACTGCTGAGCATGGGGAACCAAATGCAGAGAAACTGTAGGGGAGCTGATTCTGGGCTGGGAGGACTGGGACCGGAGGTCAGACATGAGTCTGGAGGTTGGTGGTGGAGGGCGGTGTAGACGTGTCTGTGTTGGGAGGCCATGAGGTAACAGAGTAGGAGCATCTGGAGGGGAGTCACGGAGGTCAGCTGCTCgtacagacagaaacaataatTGGAAAAAAGATGACTGGTTTACTCATAAATGCACTGGAGAGCTGGCACACATGTCAATGTCCCCATAACACCATGGGTTGAGGGAGCAGTTCAGCACTGTCAAGAGATATGAGTAATTAATGTGTTACATCTCATTTTTTcaatatgtaaaaacaaaaaccaaaaccaaacataaaagtctttatgctaagctaagctaatcagctgtGGTCACAGCTTCATATTGACCCAGCTGAAAGACTGGTATTGCACTTCTCCTGTAAGTcttagatagatattttattaatcctcaagggaaattcttaaattCCATCAGTATCCACAGATTTAAGATAAAAAGGCAtacaataaatattaataaaagcacagtaatcaaaatttaaaaagtaaaaagtccAGTACAAAGCAGAATGTGTAATAATTTAAGGATCAGGTCTTGGCCATGATTAGCTCATTtaccaaaatgttgaactattcatTTAATGGAAGCATGTTCCTTCAGATATCTTCTTTCTGCAACAATTTCTGGCCAAAGTTAGATTTGATATTTCACATGACAAATTTTGGGTTTTTTGCAGAGCTCTTCTGACTGCTTCGAAGTAGGTTagactcatttaaaaaaatgtgatgtcacaCCACCGTGGAACAATCAGGAGTTGAATGAACAGTTGTGAAGTTGCTTGGTTGGGTAGCCCaagctgtcaatcaaatctgACAAAACCACACCTACTCTCCTGATGAAGAAGAGATTTTGACGGAAGTTTCAATTTAATTACTTCTTATTCAGCCTTGAACATTAAACACGACAAAGAAGTATTTTGGATTTGAAACCAAGCTTCCAAGAGTTTTCTGCTCACATGCAAGTAGATGTGTATGTTTATActtgtgtaattgtgtgtatgtgctgttgtACTTTGGTttctgaaagtgtgtgtgtgtatatgtgtgtgtgaagccatCTGGTCAGTCATTGGCAACACTGCTGCTTTACAGCCTCAGGAGGGTAAATAAACACTCCTCACAGCCACAAGTATGacgcccccaccccccacccccacccatgTAATGTTGTCTTTACGGTGTCAAACTGTTTAAAGAGTTGTTTAAATGTCCAGGCTTTAATATTTCTAGCCCTGCTAAAGGCTCACATGTCAAGCTCTTAATGTACTTTTAATGGGAGCTTTATTTGTTTAGTGTGTCCTCAGCAAATCGCTGCTGACCTCCTCCAAACGTTGAGGGAGGCAGTGGAGGTTTAACTTATGGCCTGATACATCTCCTCCCTTCGGTTGTTCACATGGattcacttttccttttctctctttgcctcatGATCCTCTCATTTGCCATGTTTGCTGAAAGGTCACCCAATGTGTATTACATGTTACAGTTACCTGACAAATTAACCACATACAACTTAGAgctgtgcatacatgtgtgagtactttacatttcagacatttaatTATTGCATACCTTTTGTTATTTAGCACACATGGGAACATCAGGATGTTTTTCTGTCGTAGTCTAGAGGAATTATTGAAATTTCTTTCAACAAAGGCTTCATGAGAGTCTGAACTCACTGTCCATCTCCAGCTTGAAGGACTTTCATGCTTTCGGAACTGAAGGACTGAACGCAAATGAAGGAGTAGAAGGAGGAATagatgagaagaaagaagtAAAATAACTATTTTGGTAGATGGTTCCTCTCTGAAACAATCTGTACAACTTGTACTTGTTCACTTCTCTTTGCTTTCACCACAGTACAGGCTtcatttggttgtttgtttgctcactttttgactaacctacactgctgtaatagGCTACaggatgcttgaatttcccttgggatcaataaagtatctatctatctatctatcaacaataacaaaaccATCACTACCACCAAAACCACCAATGACCCAATCATGCACCTTCCAGATTCTCTTCACTGAGGCTAATCAGTGCTACCTATACACTCTGATCCACACTGAGCTCTTTTCTGGACATGTTCCCTCAGATGTCTTTTTACTACAACAATTTCTGGCCAAAGTTAGTTTTAGTTTTCACAtgacaaattttgtttttttctcagagtTCTTTTAACTACTTCAAAGTGGATGAgactcattttaaaaaaatgtgatgtcatgtcATTGTGTACTTATCAGGAGTTGAATCAACGGCTGTTAAATTGCTTTTTTGGGTATCCAAAACTATCAAATCTGATAAAACCACAATTAATCTTGCTGTCCTCTGTTACCACCCAGCCATAGCCCTGTTCTGCATAAGCTCAGACCTGCTGATGCCCAGCTAATTTTCACTGAGTATCTTACATCTGGTAACTACCAGTGTCATCAGTAAAACCTCTGAAAAAGGTCCAAAATGTGACAGCATGTGTGGGCTTCAGTCAAAGACAACTCGTGTCAGTCCACTTTTGTCACCTTCCTGTTGGGACCCTTCTGGTTTTAAACCTCACCCATCTACCTGAACTCGCTCACTGAAGTTTATGAGCCATCTTGTTCACCACCATCTGTTAATGAGTGATGATTATTCTACCATCAAGTGCGAGAAAGGAACTCTCAGCCACCCACCCTGAGCTGGAGTCTTTTTGtaccaaaaatcaaattaaagagtttggtctagacttgCTTGAACCATCAGATaactttgttgtgatttggtgttatataaataaactgaactgaactgaattgaatatgCTCTATTTTCTATCTCTTGATCTTTGTGGAACATGaactgaacctgaacctgaacctcaCATAAGTATCtgccaaatgaatgaatgtagaTGTATTGGCTTCATGAATGTAGAATTTATTGCATGATTGTTGCATTAGACTGCCTTAGTTTTAGCCAGGTGTGCCGACAGAAACCACACCTGAGAGTCCAACTGAACCTACATGTTGGAAACACATTCGGTTTTAAAAGTTTGAGAGCGTTTGAGAAATCAAACTCTTTTCTATCAGATATTCCTCTCAGATATGctaggatgtgtgtgtgtgtgttgttgttgttgttgttgacggTTTGTTTCCTCTACAGCAGATGCTGGTTAACAGGTCCATAATAACAGGCCTGTTTACAGTCCTATGTGGTCTCCCTGTCTGGTTCTAATGTACTGCTCAAGTCCTGGAATGACGTGAGAAGAAGTGAGCAGATTGGAGAGATctgctggtgtgtgtatgtgtgttgctgGGATTTAATGAATTTCATTGCTGGATTTCATTTGGACATTGAAGTTCACTGGTTTTCCTCATTGAcagcaaaacatcacacactATTCAGTTCATTTCTACTGATGTTTCTGTGCTCATGTGTGTATTCACATCTGTTTGTTTACACTTGCACAGTAATTTTAGTTTCAGTCaatcctcctccttttttttgtctttctgataGTTTGAACTCGTATTTTTGAGTCTTTGTGTCTCTATCCTCCCCCACAGATGAGCGTGGGCCCCAGCTGAGACGGCAGAGGTATCACTTCAATGTTAGCTCTCTAGAACAAGATGGGCTCCTGGGGGCTGAGCTACGCATCCTGAGGAAGCGCCTGGCTGACCCTCGTAGATTCTCAATGGGATCCAGAGCCTCTGATGAACGAGAAGGCGGTGGTGGAGGTGGCTCGTCCCCTTGCCTCAGGCTTTACACCTGCGCATCAGGTAAACAGCAGGCTGTTCTGCTCCAGTCAAAAACCATGGATGATCTACTAGGTGGAGGCACATTCAGCAGTAAATGGGAAGTATTTGACATATGGAAAGTCTTCAAGGCCTTCAGAAACCACCAGAACTGGCACTCTCAACAGCTTTGCTTTGAACTTGAGGCCCTGGAGCACAGAGGCGGACGCCCCACGGACCTGCGTACTTTGGGATTTGCCAGAGCAGGTAGAACCAACAAGGAAAAGGCCTTCTTCCTGGCATTTggaaaaagcaagaaaagcgATCTTTTCTACAATGAGATCAAAGCGCATTCAGGCCATGACAACAAAACTGTATACGAGTACCTGTTCACCCAGCGACGAATGCGCCGAGCTCCTGCTGCAAGGGGAGCCAAAAAACCACAGCAGCTGGCACCACCACAGTCCCTTCCCCAGCATCAAGTAGTGAAGATGCAGATGAGGCCGCGGTGTCACCGAAGAAGACTCCATGTGAATTTCAAGGACATGGGCTGGGATGACTGGATCATTGCGCCTCTGGAGTATGAGGCCTTTCACTGCGACGGTGTCTGTGACTTCCCCATCCGTTCACATCTGGAGCCAACCAATCACGCCATCATACAGACCTTGATGAATTCCATGGACCCAGAATCGACCCCACCAACCTGCTGCGTCCCAACAAGACTTAGCCCAATCAGCATCCTCTACATCGACTCAGCCAATAATGTTGTCTACAAGCAGTATGAGGACATGGTGGTGGAGTCATGTGGTTGCAGGTAGCAAAGAAAGGTGAGACAAAGAGCaagactgacagaaaagacagaaaaacagctcatCAGTGAACAGATCTGACTTCAGCTGACTGTGACCTAATTCATTGCTATGTAACAGACATTAGTCTTCACACTCAAGTGGACTATCCGACTACATACCAGAGACTGTTCACACTGTTAAAGACtaaacagagaaagatgaaCTCCTGGAGGTTCTTTAACACCCACTCACTAAAACGTGTGTGTTATGTTGATGTTGACCAGCGAGATGCATCTGAAAGAAgccaaaaacaaccaaaaaacagaGCTCTGCTCCCCATTTCAACagatttttagtgtttttgttttccttcctcagatttttatctttgtcttgattgatgtaaaaacagaataGCAGAAATACTAAACAACAAATACTAAACATTAGTGAATATACTCAGAAATGTCCTGTTCTCCAGCACTTATCTGCTGTTGTGCCTTCGCCCACTCAGATGTAATGAAGAGTAATTTGTGTGCCTTATCCAAGACTTATTCTGAAGCATGTAAAGAATTTCACATGTATAAATACAAGCTGATGATGAAGTGCTTATCTGACCTGCTCCAAAGTGGGAAAGTTACATAAACTActcttcaataaaaaaaaaaaaatgtctaattgACTGAGCTCCAAACGCCTATCAGTCTGAACCTCTGCCCTCCAGACTCCACAGACTAAACTATCACAGGAATTTGTGCAATTTTTA encodes the following:
- the gdf5 gene encoding growth/differentiation factor 5, with the protein product MKVVTRLSLLVSCWTLIYLNPALCSLSRTRPTDHLQRIGEAAERAADDGEGEQAPRRTGGASGGVGWFTPAAGRQPVFAAETWKPSPLSLARITRIRAGPPPINGETTVIKGRPTAATSAPPSSPLRSGAQQVTRAHLQQKTVNSGRKETVRSGLHDADAQSKAPAPAVLSAPAAGKGVGTVEVGRGGSPGKHSGKPVFVARTRPPQRPIGAQQQQPQKSAGLVAQRGASNKGPKVSVRVAHHKQPLVIPHDYMLSLYWSLSSGDLNSSALYEAGLANTITSFVDKGQDERGPQLRRQRYHFNVSSLEQDGLLGAELRILRKRLADPRRFSMGSRASDEREGGGGGGSSPCLRLYTCASGKQQAVLLQSKTMDDLLGGGTFSSKWEVFDIWKVFKAFRNHQNWHSQQLCFELEALEHRGGRPTDLRTLGFARAGRTNKEKAFFLAFGKSKKSDLFYNEIKAHSGHDNKTVYEYLFTQRRMRRAPAARGAKKPQQLAPPQSLPQHQVVKMQMRPRCHRRRLHVNFKDMGWDDWIIAPLEYEAFHCDGVCDFPIRSHLEPTNHAIIQTLMNSMDPESTPPTCCVPTRLSPISILYIDSANNVVYKQYEDMVVESCGCR